A single region of the Roseivivax sp. THAF197b genome encodes:
- a CDS encoding UbiH/UbiF/VisC/COQ6 family ubiquinone biosynthesis hydroxylase encodes MSNDTNIAIVGGGLAGGATALALAQAGLSVTLLDAAPRAVQDDPEFDGRSYAMALASTRLLRNLGLWDILEPDAQPMREIKVTDGRVGDAAVALGLHFDAAELEEGPMGYMIQDRYLRRAMLDKLDATPGIDHRNDTRVVAQSVTDRCATLTFADGGQLTADLIVGADGRQSGTAQRAGIGRTGWDYPQTALVCAIAHEWPHHGVAHQLFLPSGPLAILPLTGNRSSIVWSERRGLAEEINGLSDAEYLSVLRPRFGDFLGKISLAGARYTYPLNLTLAQSFTAPRVALVGDAAHGIHPIAGQGLNAGLRDVAALAHVLTAAKRRGEALGSDAVLDRYARWRRFDTAALGIATDVFNRLFSNDSSLLRTARDLGMKAVNSMPGLRRSFMREAAGLTGDLPDLMAKDMT; translated from the coding sequence ATGAGCAATGATACCAATATCGCCATCGTCGGCGGCGGCCTCGCGGGTGGCGCCACGGCCCTCGCGCTCGCACAGGCGGGCCTGTCCGTCACGCTTCTGGATGCGGCCCCACGCGCGGTGCAGGACGATCCCGAGTTCGACGGCCGCAGCTATGCCATGGCGCTGGCCTCCACCCGGCTGCTGCGCAATCTGGGATTGTGGGACATCCTCGAGCCCGACGCCCAGCCCATGCGCGAGATCAAGGTCACGGATGGGCGCGTGGGCGATGCCGCCGTGGCGCTTGGCCTCCATTTCGACGCAGCCGAGCTGGAAGAAGGCCCGATGGGCTACATGATCCAGGACCGTTACCTGCGCCGGGCGATGCTGGACAAGCTCGATGCGACCCCCGGCATCGATCATCGGAACGACACGCGCGTCGTGGCGCAAAGCGTCACCGATCGGTGCGCGACCCTGACGTTTGCGGATGGCGGGCAGCTGACTGCCGATCTGATCGTCGGCGCCGATGGTCGCCAAAGCGGCACCGCGCAGCGCGCAGGCATCGGCCGGACCGGGTGGGATTATCCGCAGACGGCGCTGGTCTGCGCCATCGCCCATGAGTGGCCTCATCATGGCGTGGCGCATCAGCTCTTCCTGCCGTCGGGACCGCTGGCGATCCTTCCCCTGACCGGTAATCGCTCCTCCATCGTGTGGAGCGAGCGGCGCGGCCTCGCCGAGGAGATCAACGGGCTCTCCGATGCCGAATATCTCAGCGTTCTGCGCCCGCGCTTCGGAGATTTCCTGGGCAAGATATCCTTGGCGGGCGCGCGCTATACCTATCCGCTGAACCTGACGCTTGCACAAAGCTTCACCGCCCCGCGCGTGGCGCTCGTGGGGGATGCGGCCCATGGCATCCATCCCATCGCGGGCCAGGGCCTAAATGCCGGTCTGCGCGACGTGGCCGCCCTCGCCCATGTGCTGACTGCGGCCAAGCGACGGGGCGAGGCCTTGGGCAGCGATGCGGTGCTGGACCGCTACGCCCGCTGGCGCCGCTTCGACACCGCGGCCCTCGGGATCGCGACGGATGTGTTCAACCGGTTGTTCTCCAACGATTCGAGCCTGCTGCGCACCGCGCGCGATCTTGGTATGAAGGCGGTGAACAGCATGCCCGGTCTGCGCCGCAGCTTCATGCGTGAAGCCGCAGGGCTGACCGGCGATCTGCCCGACCTCATGGCAAAGGACATGACATGA
- a CDS encoding lytic transglycosylase domain-containing protein has product MMEPETQSVVIPDRIPLHPNETPELRALINEYADFYDVPRPLVHRVIVRESTHRPWARNGPYYGLMQILPETAGTMGFRGQPSDLLDAETNLKYAVKYLRGAWLLSDGSYDTAVKWYSRGYYYEAKRQGMLVETGLRPG; this is encoded by the coding sequence ATGATGGAGCCCGAGACCCAGAGCGTGGTCATCCCCGACAGGATTCCGCTGCATCCGAACGAAACGCCGGAGTTGCGCGCGCTGATCAACGAATACGCGGATTTCTATGACGTGCCCCGCCCATTGGTGCACCGCGTGATCGTGCGGGAAAGCACGCACAGGCCTTGGGCGCGGAACGGGCCCTATTACGGCCTGATGCAGATCCTGCCCGAGACCGCGGGCACGATGGGCTTTCGCGGTCAGCCGTCGGACCTGCTCGATGCGGAAACCAATCTGAAATACGCGGTGAAGTACCTGCGCGGCGCCTGGCTTCTGTCGGACGGCTCCTATGACACGGCTGTCAAATGGTATTCCCGGGGCTATTACTATGAGGCCAAGCGGCAAGGCATGCTGGTCGAAACGGGTCTGCGGCCCGGCTGA
- a CDS encoding class II aldolase and adducin N-terminal domain-containing protein, producing the protein MNDARPIANIDHWEMRCDLAAAFRWAVRENLHEGVANHFSVAVNDSGTRFLMNPNQRHFARIRASDLILVDAEDPATMKGPDAPDPTAWGLHGGMHRHVSWARCVMHVHSPYATALASLEDPTLPPVDQNATMFYDRVVIDRDYGGLAFEDEGARCAAQFTDPKARVMVMGNHGILVIGDTVAETWNRLYYFERAARNYMLALQTGRPLKVLSAEIAEKTARELESYPEQDIRHLAELRALLDEEGSDYAT; encoded by the coding sequence ATGAACGACGCCCGCCCCATCGCCAATATTGATCATTGGGAGATGCGCTGCGATCTCGCCGCCGCGTTTCGCTGGGCCGTGCGGGAGAACCTGCATGAAGGCGTCGCGAACCATTTCTCGGTTGCAGTCAATGACAGCGGCACGCGCTTCTTGATGAACCCCAACCAGAGGCACTTTGCGCGCATCCGCGCCTCCGATCTCATCCTTGTGGATGCCGAGGATCCGGCGACGATGAAGGGCCCCGACGCCCCTGATCCCACCGCCTGGGGCCTGCATGGCGGCATGCACCGGCATGTGAGCTGGGCGCGCTGCGTGATGCATGTCCATTCGCCCTACGCCACAGCCCTCGCCTCGCTTGAGGATCCGACGCTGCCGCCCGTCGACCAGAACGCGACGATGTTCTACGACCGCGTGGTGATCGACCGCGATTACGGCGGACTGGCCTTCGAGGATGAAGGCGCGCGCTGTGCCGCGCAATTCACCGATCCCAAGGCGCGGGTGATGGTGATGGGCAATCACGGTATCCTCGTGATCGGCGATACCGTGGCCGAGACCTGGAACCGGCTCTACTACTTCGAACGCGCGGCACGTAACTACATGCTCGCGCTGCAGACCGGCCGTCCGCTCAAGGTGCTGAGCGCGGAGATCGCGGAAAAGACCGCGCGCGAGCTCGAATCTTATCCCGAACAGGACATCCGCCACTTGGCGGAGCTGCGCGCGCTTCTGGATGAAGAAGGCTCCGATTACGCGACCTGA
- a CDS encoding SDR family oxidoreductase, whose protein sequence is MTQILLSLGHGYSARALARRLLPQGWEVIGTTRDPAKMDGLRATGITPILWEKDAIEAALLRATHLLISAAPGEDGDPALQLAHDAIAQRAPHLDWAGYLSTTGVYGDADGAWIDETAPLAPTGARGQARVEAEAAWSAIPDLPMHIFRLAGIYGPGRGPFAKVRAGRAQRIVKPGQVFSRIHVEDIARALHASIEAPDPGAVYNLCDDEPAPPQDVIAHAAKLLGLPVPPEVPFAEAEMSDMARSFYADNKRVSNAKIKGDLDFRLLYPDYRAGLAALLKGEDGAP, encoded by the coding sequence ATGACACAGATTTTGCTTTCCCTCGGTCACGGCTATTCCGCGCGGGCCCTTGCACGGCGCCTTCTGCCCCAGGGCTGGGAGGTGATCGGCACGACCCGCGATCCCGCCAAGATGGATGGTCTGCGCGCCACCGGCATCACCCCGATCCTGTGGGAGAAGGATGCCATCGAAGCGGCCCTGCTCCGCGCGACTCATCTGCTGATCTCCGCCGCACCCGGAGAGGATGGTGATCCCGCCCTGCAGCTCGCCCATGACGCGATCGCGCAGCGCGCGCCCCATCTCGACTGGGCGGGCTACCTGTCGACCACCGGCGTCTACGGCGATGCGGATGGCGCATGGATCGACGAAACCGCCCCTCTCGCGCCCACCGGCGCGCGCGGGCAGGCCCGCGTCGAAGCCGAAGCCGCCTGGTCCGCGATCCCGGACCTGCCCATGCATATTTTCCGCCTCGCGGGCATCTATGGGCCAGGCCGTGGCCCCTTTGCCAAGGTCCGCGCGGGGCGCGCGCAGCGCATCGTGAAACCCGGTCAGGTCTTCAGCCGCATCCATGTGGAGGATATCGCCCGCGCGCTTCACGCATCGATCGAAGCGCCCGATCCCGGCGCGGTCTACAATCTCTGCGACGACGAACCCGCCCCGCCGCAAGACGTCATCGCCCATGCAGCCAAGCTGCTGGGGTTGCCCGTGCCCCCTGAAGTGCCCTTCGCCGAGGCCGAGATGTCCGACATGGCGCGCAGCTTCTATGCCGATAACAAGCGCGTCTCGAATGCGAAGATCAAGGGCGATCTCGACTTCCGGCTTCTCTATCCCGATTACCGCGCAGGCCTCGCCGCTCTCCTGAAGGGCGAAGACGGGGCGCCCTAA